A genomic window from Aquipuribacter nitratireducens includes:
- a CDS encoding glycosyltransferase family 4 protein, whose amino-acid sequence MSRPLRVALVCPYDLDAVGGVREQVLGLADALTARGHVVEVVGPRSARPGTGPGDLVGHRAGQRVRPVGRAVGVPTNGSTARLGLGPGARSEAAARVAGGGFDVVHVHEPIPPGIGHSVLRRLAQDRAAAGPHARRPPAVVATVHVAMSPHPAGRSRALRTAARHVRGVLRGVDLLSAVSDHARRTVVDHLGRDALVLPNGVDVAGWAAAADTSPATHDRAPTAVVLGRAGEPRKGVDVLLAAWPAVRRAVPDARLLVVGPRDGARLPLGAGVEATGAVPEADKRRLVAEADVLVAPHRGGESFGLVLVEAMAAGTSVVASDLPAFRDVLAGSGRLVPVGDPVALAAALVGVLEDPAAARAGAPAARVRAEEFAWPAVAAGWEEAYHLALRLQPPGDAAAGARQALHDALTDRAALAVRLTARHADDGTPGVLRTLAAAAGAALDPTDLAAQNRLSVLARDPDLPPAVRQALAGATSRVARTRLVVNDLARRGRRPTVELDDAAPASSQVPPPARSAPRLAGCP is encoded by the coding sequence GTGAGCCGCCCCCTGCGGGTCGCCCTCGTCTGCCCCTACGACCTCGACGCCGTCGGCGGGGTCCGTGAGCAGGTCCTCGGCCTCGCCGACGCCCTCACCGCCCGCGGTCACGTCGTCGAGGTCGTCGGTCCCCGCTCGGCGCGACCCGGCACCGGTCCGGGCGACCTGGTCGGACACCGGGCCGGGCAGCGGGTGCGGCCGGTCGGCCGGGCGGTCGGGGTGCCGACGAACGGCTCGACGGCCCGCCTCGGCCTCGGACCCGGCGCCCGGTCGGAGGCTGCGGCCCGGGTCGCCGGTGGCGGCTTCGACGTCGTCCACGTCCACGAGCCGATCCCGCCGGGGATCGGGCACTCCGTCCTGCGGCGGCTCGCGCAGGACCGCGCCGCCGCCGGCCCCCACGCGAGGCGTCCGCCCGCGGTCGTCGCGACCGTGCACGTCGCCATGAGCCCGCACCCGGCCGGTCGGTCCCGCGCGCTGCGCACGGCCGCCCGGCACGTGCGCGGCGTCCTGCGCGGTGTCGACCTCCTGAGCGCGGTGAGCGACCACGCGCGCCGCACCGTCGTCGACCACCTCGGCCGTGACGCGCTCGTCCTGCCGAACGGCGTCGACGTCGCGGGGTGGGCTGCGGCGGCCGACACCTCCCCGGCCACCCACGACCGGGCGCCCACCGCGGTCGTCCTCGGACGGGCGGGGGAGCCTCGCAAGGGTGTCGACGTCCTCCTGGCGGCCTGGCCCGCCGTGAGGCGCGCCGTCCCCGACGCGCGCCTGCTCGTCGTCGGGCCCCGCGACGGGGCGCGGCTGCCCCTCGGAGCCGGGGTCGAGGCGACGGGTGCCGTGCCCGAGGCCGACAAGCGCCGTCTCGTCGCGGAGGCCGACGTCCTCGTCGCCCCGCACCGCGGCGGGGAGAGCTTCGGGCTCGTCCTCGTCGAGGCGATGGCGGCGGGGACGTCCGTCGTCGCCTCGGACCTCCCGGCCTTCCGGGACGTGCTCGCCGGCAGCGGGCGGCTCGTCCCCGTCGGGGACCCGGTCGCGCTCGCCGCGGCGCTCGTCGGCGTGCTCGAGGACCCGGCGGCGGCCCGCGCGGGGGCGCCTGCCGCCCGGGTGCGGGCCGAGGAGTTCGCGTGGCCCGCGGTCGCCGCGGGCTGGGAGGAGGCCTACCACCTCGCCCTGCGCCTGCAACCGCCCGGCGATGCTGCCGCCGGGGCGCGGCAGGCGCTGCACGACGCCCTGACCGACCGGGCGGCGCTCGCCGTCCGGCTCACGGCGCGGCACGCGGACGACGGGACGCCGGGGGTGCTGCGGACGCTCGCGGCGGCGGCCGGCGCCGCGCTCGACCCGACCGACCTGGCCGCGCAGAACCGGTTGAGCGTCCTCGCCCGCGACCCCGACCTGCCTCCGGCCGTGCGGCAGGCGCTCGCCGGGGCCACGAGCCGCGTCGCACGGACCCGGCTGGTCGTCAACGACCTCGCGAGGCGCGGGCGCCGCCCCACCGTCGAGCTCGACGACGCGGCGCCCGCCTCGTCGCAGGTCCCACCGCCCGCCCGGTCCGCGCCTAGGCTCGCCGGGTGCCCCTGA
- the pdxS gene encoding pyridoxal 5'-phosphate synthase lyase subunit PdxS codes for MSTSTPSTGPAPTGTTGTDLVKRGMADMLKGGVIMDVVDAEQARIAEDAGAVAVMALERVPADIRAQGGIARMSDPDMIEGIIGAVSIPVMAKARIGHFVEAQVLQSLGVDYVDESEVLSPADYTHHIDKWGFTVPFVCGATNLGEALRRISEGAAMIRSKGEAGTGDVSQATTHMRTIGAEIRRLSAMREDELYVAAKELQAPLPLVREVAQAGRLPVVLFTAGGIATPADAAMMMQLGADGVFVGSGIFKSGDPASRAAAIVKATTFHDDPDVVAKVSRGLGEAMVGISVAELPAPHRLAERGW; via the coding sequence GTGAGCACCTCCACCCCCTCGACCGGTCCCGCCCCGACCGGCACCACCGGCACCGACCTCGTCAAGCGCGGCATGGCCGACATGCTCAAGGGCGGCGTCATCATGGACGTCGTCGACGCGGAGCAGGCCCGGATCGCCGAGGACGCCGGCGCCGTCGCCGTCATGGCCCTCGAGCGGGTCCCGGCCGACATCCGCGCCCAGGGCGGCATCGCGCGCATGAGCGACCCCGACATGATCGAGGGGATCATCGGCGCGGTCTCCATCCCCGTCATGGCGAAGGCCCGCATCGGGCACTTCGTCGAGGCGCAGGTCCTGCAGAGCCTCGGGGTCGACTACGTCGACGAGTCGGAGGTGCTGTCGCCCGCCGACTACACCCACCACATCGACAAGTGGGGCTTCACCGTCCCCTTCGTCTGCGGCGCGACGAACCTCGGCGAGGCCCTGCGGCGCATCTCCGAGGGCGCCGCGATGATCCGCTCCAAGGGCGAGGCGGGCACGGGCGACGTCAGCCAGGCGACCACCCACATGCGGACCATCGGCGCCGAGATCCGCCGGCTGTCGGCGATGCGCGAGGACGAGCTCTACGTGGCCGCCAAGGAGCTCCAGGCGCCGCTGCCGCTCGTGCGGGAGGTAGCGCAGGCCGGTCGGCTGCCGGTCGTCCTCTTCACCGCGGGCGGCATCGCGACGCCCGCCGACGCGGCGATGATGATGCAGCTGGGCGCCGACGGCGTCTTCGTGGGCTCCGGCATCTTCAAGTCCGGCGACCCCGCCTCGCGGGCGGCCGCCATCGTCAAGGCGACGACGTTCCACGACGACCCCGACGTCGTCGCGAAGGTCTCGCGCGGCCTCGGGGAGGCCATGGTCGGGATCAGCGTCGCCGAGCTGCCGGCTCCGCACCGGCTCGCCGAACGAGGCTGGTAG